The following coding sequences lie in one Archaeoglobus neptunius genomic window:
- a CDS encoding glycosyltransferase family 4 protein: MKIAFVYDAVYPWVKGGAERRVFEIGRRLAEEGHEVYWFGLGWWGDSEIEYSGIRLIPCFKPVGLYSRGKRKISEAILFAAGLSKKIRLSNFDVVDCQVFPYFPAIVCSYHHNLILTWHEFWGDYWMEYLGYFGHFGRAVERVVAAIESRHVSVSSTTARQLLEVGVEAEVVPNGVDMEEIQHIKPAKKGYDVVFAGRLIREKGVDLLLDALSLIPDSPRCLIVGDGPEKGRLIEKSERLGLNCNFRDFMRWEDLISVMKSSKVFALPSMREGFSIVSLEANACGMPVVTLNHPKNAASEIACGVVCKADPSSFAASLVEAMDRKKRLRNRCVKNAKKYEWGRIAGKMLEIYSG; the protein is encoded by the coding sequence GTGAAGATAGCCTTCGTGTATGATGCTGTTTACCCGTGGGTGAAAGGGGGTGCAGAAAGACGGGTTTTTGAGATAGGAAGGAGGCTTGCTGAAGAGGGGCATGAGGTGTACTGGTTTGGATTGGGCTGGTGGGGCGACAGTGAAATCGAATATTCGGGTATCAGGCTCATCCCATGTTTCAAGCCTGTTGGTTTATACTCAAGAGGAAAAAGAAAAATAAGCGAGGCAATCCTATTCGCTGCAGGGCTGAGCAAAAAGATCAGGCTCAGCAATTTCGACGTTGTGGACTGTCAGGTTTTCCCTTACTTTCCAGCCATCGTCTGCTCTTACCACCACAATCTCATCCTGACCTGGCATGAGTTCTGGGGGGATTACTGGATGGAATATCTTGGATATTTTGGTCACTTCGGCAGGGCTGTTGAGAGGGTTGTTGCTGCGATTGAAAGCAGGCATGTATCGGTATCATCAACCACCGCCAGACAGCTACTTGAGGTAGGAGTTGAGGCGGAAGTTGTGCCGAATGGAGTGGACATGGAAGAGATACAGCATATAAAACCCGCAAAAAAGGGTTACGATGTGGTGTTTGCGGGAAGGCTGATAAGGGAGAAAGGGGTGGATTTGCTTCTCGATGCGCTTAGTCTGATACCGGATTCACCGAGATGTCTCATCGTTGGTGATGGGCCTGAAAAGGGTAGACTGATTGAAAAAAGTGAAAGACTTGGATTAAACTGTAATTTTCGTGATTTCATGAGATGGGAGGACCTGATTTCGGTAATGAAATCGTCAAAGGTGTTTGCTTTGCCATCTATGAGGGAAGGTTTCAGTATTGTTTCGCTTGAGGCCAACGCCTGTGGTATGCCTGTCGTTACCTTAAACCACCCAAAGAATGCCGCTTCCGAAATTGCCTGTGGGGTGGTATGTAAGGCTGATCCTTCAAGTTTTGCAGCCTCGCTTGTTGAGGCAATGGATCGGAAGAAAAGATTAAGAAACAGGTGCGTTAAAAATGCAAAAAAGTACGAATGGGGCAGGATAGCCGGGAAAATGCTTGAAATATACTCAGGGTGA
- a CDS encoding FAD-dependent oxidoreductase — translation MKVAVIGGGAAGMSAASRIKALRPNWEVMVFEKSSFVSHAPCGIPFYIGGAVDEFEELCAYDVDYFRRERGIDVHTNSKVISVDDGSVTVEENGKESVYEWDRLLFATGSRAQRLNVDGENLDGVLYVDDIESAQRVKIDAIEAENVVIVGSGYIGVEMANAISRLGKKVTVIEVRERPLPEYDAEIAAIIKSEMEKFVDLRLSERVAAFDGQDCVERVITNKSEYRCDLAIVAVGVLPNTAIAEGFVDLGRSGAIKTNSRMETSRENVYAAGDCAESVNVVTGREDWIPLAAPANKMGYVAGVNMAGLELHYPGSLKSQLTGFKGLEIGKAGLSENEALREGYEVVSAFITSRTSARYLPGGLIHLKVVADRSGKLLGVQAAGNDVAMRIYAASALLYNGADVKDLFFTDFPYYPPISRVWDPLVVAARNLFRKLGIP, via the coding sequence GTGAAAGTTGCAGTAATCGGCGGTGGAGCAGCCGGAATGAGTGCAGCATCAAGAATAAAGGCACTAAGACCCAACTGGGAGGTAATGGTTTTTGAAAAATCCTCTTTTGTGAGCCACGCTCCCTGCGGCATTCCTTTTTATATTGGGGGGGCAGTGGATGAATTTGAAGAGCTCTGTGCATATGACGTCGATTATTTCAGGAGAGAAAGGGGTATTGACGTTCACACAAACTCAAAGGTAATCTCTGTTGATGATGGTTCTGTTACTGTAGAGGAGAATGGAAAGGAATCGGTTTATGAGTGGGACAGACTCCTATTTGCAACCGGATCGAGAGCCCAGAGGTTGAATGTGGATGGTGAGAATCTTGACGGGGTTCTCTACGTTGACGACATAGAGAGCGCTCAGAGGGTGAAAATCGATGCGATAGAGGCTGAAAACGTTGTGATTGTCGGTTCTGGCTACATTGGGGTGGAGATGGCAAATGCAATCTCAAGGCTTGGGAAAAAGGTAACGGTTATTGAAGTCAGGGAGAGACCTCTGCCAGAATATGATGCGGAGATAGCCGCAATAATAAAATCGGAAATGGAGAAATTTGTTGATTTAAGATTGAGTGAGAGAGTTGCGGCTTTTGATGGTCAGGACTGCGTTGAGAGGGTTATAACAAACAAGAGTGAATACAGATGTGACCTTGCCATCGTTGCCGTGGGTGTCCTTCCAAACACGGCAATTGCAGAGGGTTTTGTGGATCTTGGGAGAAGTGGGGCCATAAAAACAAACAGCAGGATGGAGACAAGCAGAGAAAACGTTTATGCTGCAGGAGATTGTGCTGAATCGGTAAATGTGGTAACTGGAAGGGAGGACTGGATACCTCTCGCCGCACCGGCAAACAAGATGGGCTACGTCGCCGGGGTGAACATGGCCGGTCTCGAATTGCACTACCCGGGATCGCTGAAGAGCCAGCTAACAGGATTTAAGGGGCTTGAAATTGGGAAAGCAGGGTTGAGTGAGAATGAGGCACTAAGAGAAGGTTACGAAGTTGTTTCGGCCTTTATTACTTCCCGTACCTCGGCCAGATACCTTCCTGGTGGATTGATACACCTTAAAGTTGTTGCAGATCGAAGTGGAAAGCTTCTCGGGGTGCAGGCTGCAGGAAACGACGTTGCAATGAGAATTTACGCCGCTTCGGCACTTCTTTACAATGGGGCTGATGTGAAGGATCTGTTTTTTACTGATTTTCCTTACTACCCACCCATATCGAGGGTCTGGGATCCTCTGGTGGTTGCTGCAAGAAATCTGTTCAGAAAGCTTGGGATACCGTAG
- a CDS encoding helix-turn-helix transcriptional regulator produces MELKIGKASPMAYLLALLGAIMLIFFLLNMFPPYPSYPLGCVEMGGQYITLYQNFLFLFAAIALFFTAVLLTEKDRKGGELKQDIQEQKASGMEENRMVASGNGTLELIQNLLERDELTVMKIILENDGITQDSLHFRTGFSHSKISMIVKKLEEKNLIVRERFGKTYRIHLSEWLRGLLGSTDRQF; encoded by the coding sequence ATGGAACTGAAAATTGGCAAAGCCTCGCCGATGGCATATCTGCTGGCACTGCTTGGAGCAATCATGCTGATCTTTTTTTTGCTTAACATGTTTCCACCCTATCCGTCCTACCCCCTCGGATGCGTCGAGATGGGGGGCCAGTACATAACTCTGTATCAGAATTTCCTGTTTCTCTTTGCGGCAATTGCACTCTTCTTTACAGCAGTGCTTTTAACTGAAAAGGACAGGAAAGGAGGAGAATTAAAGCAGGATATACAGGAGCAGAAAGCATCTGGAATGGAAGAAAACAGAATGGTGGCGAGCGGAAATGGAACCCTGGAACTAATCCAAAATCTGCTTGAAAGAGACGAGCTGACGGTGATGAAAATAATACTGGAGAACGACGGTATAACCCAGGACTCCCTGCACTTCAGGACAGGTTTTTCCCACTCTAAAATTTCAATGATAGTTAAGAAGCTGGAAGAGAAGAACTTGATCGTAAGGGAAAGGTTCGGTAAAACCTACAGGATTCATTTGAGCGAGTGGTTGAGGGGTCTGCTTGGAAGCACCGATCGGCAGTTTTAA
- a CDS encoding ArsR/SmtB family transcription factor yields the protein MESRAPACRSLSVGEYVDEIVSSLPLDDKIVELAEFLQAFADSSRLKILLALSRRELCNCDLSAITGLSVSAVSHQLRILKDKKLVKYRRDGKNVFYSLDDEHVAAILRIAMEHVGERR from the coding sequence ATGGAATCCAGAGCTCCTGCATGTAGGAGTTTAAGTGTGGGAGAGTATGTTGACGAGATCGTATCAAGCTTACCATTGGACGACAAAATCGTCGAGCTGGCGGAATTTCTTCAGGCTTTTGCCGATTCGTCTAGGCTGAAAATTCTTCTTGCACTGTCAAGGAGGGAGCTGTGCAATTGCGATCTGTCAGCGATAACAGGACTGTCCGTTTCCGCTGTATCACATCAGCTCAGGATTTTAAAGGATAAAAAGCTTGTGAAATACAGAAGAGACGGGAAGAACGTATTTTACAGCCTAGATGATGAACACGTTGCGGCAATTCTCAGAATAGCGATGGAGCACGTGGGTGAGAGGAGATGA
- a CDS encoding heavy metal translocating P-type ATPase: MKRYRLKGLSCASCAANIEEELKKHANFAAVNFSTSELVVDTEDEEKVVEIIKKVEPKIEVIRVEEEEKTEDEEPGDVKKEIFQIALSGILFLLGMIFEQSLHAFPAAEYAIFIAAYFTAGHRILTNAARNVRRGVFFEENFLISIATIGAIAIHEMPEAVAVMLFFRIGEFMQDLAVGKSRRSIRSLLAIKADYANLKVDGEVMKVKPEDVKVGDLIVIKPGERIPLDGVVVEGTSVVDTSALTGEAKPREVKKGSEVLSGMVNLSGLLTVRVTKPFSASTVSRILELVEEAAGRKAKAEKFITRFARYYTPAVIALASAIAVIPPLAFNQPFAPWLYRALVLLVISCPCALVISIPLSYFAAIGKAARRGVLIKGANFIDVLKATKVVAMDKTGTLTEGKFKVAKIVAVNGFSKEDVLKFAAMAEMHSNHPIARSIIEAYGNADLEVKDYREIAGRGVVASGDGLTIAAGNDLLMHEMKIDHEFCDVDGTVVHVAVDNRYAGYIVVADSLKEDARQAVEELKAVGCKVVMLTGDSKEVAEKIADQLGIEFYAELLPEDKVRVIEKIRTDEGIVAFVGDGINDAPVIARADVGISMGAMGSDAAIEVADVVIMDDKPSKVPKAIRLAKRTQNVVWENIGVALAVKGFFIGLGALGMATMWEAVFADVGVTLIAVANSMRLLR, encoded by the coding sequence ATGAAAAGGTACAGGCTTAAAGGGTTGAGCTGTGCAAGCTGCGCTGCAAACATAGAGGAGGAGCTGAAGAAGCATGCCAATTTTGCAGCAGTGAACTTCTCCACTTCTGAGCTTGTAGTTGACACAGAGGACGAGGAGAAGGTCGTGGAGATCATCAAGAAGGTAGAACCGAAAATCGAGGTTATAAGGGTTGAGGAGGAAGAGAAAACAGAAGATGAAGAGCCCGGAGACGTAAAGAAGGAGATATTTCAAATAGCTCTTTCCGGAATCCTGTTTCTCCTAGGAATGATCTTTGAGCAGAGTCTTCATGCCTTTCCAGCCGCTGAGTACGCCATCTTCATAGCGGCCTACTTTACAGCGGGCCACAGAATCCTGACGAACGCTGCAAGAAACGTCAGGAGAGGTGTTTTCTTTGAGGAGAACTTTCTGATCAGCATTGCTACGATCGGAGCAATAGCAATCCACGAGATGCCAGAGGCAGTTGCGGTGATGCTCTTTTTCAGGATTGGAGAGTTCATGCAGGATCTGGCAGTTGGAAAATCGAGGAGATCCATCAGGTCTTTGCTCGCCATCAAGGCCGATTACGCTAATCTGAAGGTGGATGGAGAGGTAATGAAGGTTAAACCGGAGGATGTTAAGGTTGGAGACCTGATAGTGATTAAGCCGGGTGAAAGAATACCGCTCGACGGAGTTGTTGTTGAGGGCACTTCTGTCGTCGATACATCGGCCCTAACAGGAGAGGCCAAACCAAGAGAAGTCAAGAAGGGTAGCGAGGTACTCTCGGGAATGGTGAACCTGAGCGGTCTTCTTACAGTGAGGGTCACAAAGCCCTTCTCAGCCTCAACGGTTTCAAGAATTCTCGAGCTCGTTGAAGAGGCTGCAGGGAGGAAGGCAAAGGCTGAAAAATTCATAACCCGCTTTGCCCGCTACTACACACCGGCTGTGATAGCTCTTGCATCGGCAATTGCCGTCATACCGCCTCTTGCCTTCAACCAGCCTTTCGCCCCCTGGCTTTACCGGGCCCTCGTTCTGCTAGTAATTTCCTGCCCATGTGCTCTCGTCATTTCCATTCCGCTAAGCTACTTCGCAGCTATCGGAAAAGCTGCAAGGAGGGGTGTGCTCATCAAGGGTGCAAACTTCATCGATGTGCTGAAAGCAACGAAGGTTGTAGCGATGGACAAAACCGGAACTCTGACGGAGGGAAAGTTTAAGGTTGCAAAGATCGTTGCTGTAAATGGATTCAGCAAGGAGGACGTGTTGAAATTCGCCGCCATGGCCGAGATGCACTCCAATCACCCCATCGCCAGGTCAATCATTGAGGCTTATGGCAATGCGGACCTGGAGGTGAAAGACTACAGGGAAATTGCGGGCAGAGGTGTTGTGGCAAGCGGAGACGGGCTGACCATAGCTGCAGGAAATGATCTGCTGATGCACGAAATGAAAATTGATCACGAGTTCTGCGATGTTGATGGGACTGTGGTGCATGTAGCGGTCGATAACAGATATGCTGGCTACATCGTCGTTGCTGATAGTCTAAAGGAAGATGCCAGGCAGGCTGTTGAAGAGCTGAAGGCTGTCGGATGCAAAGTTGTGATGCTTACAGGAGACAGCAAGGAGGTGGCTGAAAAAATCGCCGACCAGCTCGGCATCGAATTTTATGCTGAACTGCTGCCTGAAGACAAGGTGAGGGTAATAGAGAAAATCAGAACCGACGAGGGGATTGTGGCCTTCGTTGGCGATGGAATTAACGACGCTCCCGTCATTGCGAGGGCTGACGTTGGCATTTCCATGGGGGCGATGGGGAGTGATGCGGCCATTGAGGTCGCTGACGTTGTCATCATGGACGACAAACCCTCAAAGGTGCCAAAGGCAATACGACTGGCGAAAAGGACGCAGAATGTGGTGTGGGAGAACATTGGAGTAGCTCTGGCGGTAAAGGGGTTCTTCATAGGTCTCGGTGCCCTTGGAATGGCAACTATGTGGGAGGCTGTATTTGCAGACGTGGGCGTGACGCTGATTGCAGTGGCAAATTCGATGAGGTTACTGCGGTGA
- a CDS encoding heavy metal translocating P-type ATPase — protein MKEHEMEGMDHSGHGESEHAGKDVREMKGMKHAHDHHRHMMEDFKRRFYVSLVLTVPILILSPAIQNFFNFKLEFFGSLYILFLLSSAVYFYGGYPFLRGLFDELKKAQPGMMTLIAVAISVAYFYSSAVVFGLKGKFFFWELATLIDIMLLGHYIEMRSVLGASRALEELVKIMPSEAHLVKNGETVDVKVEQLKPGDRVLVKPGEKIPVDGIVVEGETFVNEAMLTGESKPVSKKPGDKVIGGAINGDGSIVVEVEKTGKDTYLNQVIELVRQAQESKSKTQDLANRAALFLTIVALAVGTVTLVAWLALGMEFVFAIERAVTVMVIACPHALGLAIPLVVAVSTSLAAKSGLLIRERQAFERAKDLQAIIFDKTGTLTEGSFGVTDIISFNGSEEEVLKIAASLEAKSEHPIAAAIVEEAEKRQMKLEEVEEFRAIPGKGVEGAVNGRRFMVVSPGYIKEKGIEVEEKVERLKQQGKTVVFLLEDGKVAGAIALADKIRQESKEAVARLKAMGIKCMMLTGDNRFVAKWVAEELGLDDYFAEVLPHEKAEKVKEVQQKYVTAMVGDGVNDAPALAQADVGIAIGAGTDVAIETADIILVRNDPRDVATIIELSKKTYSKMKQNLLWATGYNSFAIPLAAGVLYNFGFLLTPAAGAVLMSLSTVIVAINARLLKM, from the coding sequence ATGAAGGAGCACGAAATGGAGGGTATGGATCATTCCGGACATGGGGAGAGTGAGCATGCAGGCAAGGATGTCCGGGAAATGAAAGGAATGAAGCACGCTCACGATCACCACAGGCACATGATGGAGGATTTCAAGAGGAGATTTTACGTTTCATTGGTCTTAACAGTTCCCATTCTCATCCTGTCTCCTGCGATTCAGAACTTCTTTAATTTCAAACTCGAGTTTTTTGGCTCTCTCTATATCCTTTTCCTGCTGTCGTCAGCGGTTTACTTCTACGGAGGCTATCCCTTCCTTCGTGGACTGTTTGATGAGTTGAAAAAAGCACAGCCCGGAATGATGACATTAATAGCGGTTGCAATAAGCGTTGCTTATTTCTACAGTTCTGCGGTCGTTTTTGGTTTGAAGGGCAAATTCTTCTTCTGGGAGCTCGCCACGCTGATAGACATCATGCTCCTCGGACACTACATCGAGATGCGATCCGTTCTGGGTGCTTCTCGCGCTCTGGAGGAACTCGTCAAGATCATGCCGTCAGAAGCCCATCTGGTTAAAAACGGAGAGACGGTGGATGTAAAGGTCGAACAGCTTAAGCCGGGAGATAGGGTGCTGGTGAAGCCGGGAGAGAAGATTCCTGTTGATGGGATTGTGGTGGAAGGTGAAACCTTCGTTAACGAGGCGATGCTGACGGGCGAATCAAAGCCAGTATCCAAAAAACCCGGAGACAAAGTCATTGGCGGCGCTATAAACGGAGATGGATCAATCGTCGTCGAGGTTGAGAAAACAGGAAAGGATACGTATCTCAATCAGGTTATCGAGCTCGTGAGGCAAGCGCAGGAGAGCAAGTCAAAAACACAGGACCTTGCCAACAGGGCGGCTCTGTTTCTGACGATTGTTGCACTGGCCGTAGGAACCGTGACGCTTGTTGCCTGGCTCGCCCTTGGAATGGAATTCGTCTTCGCAATAGAGAGGGCTGTGACGGTTATGGTTATAGCCTGCCCTCATGCCCTAGGATTGGCAATTCCGCTCGTTGTTGCAGTCTCCACCTCCCTTGCAGCAAAATCCGGATTGCTAATACGAGAAAGACAGGCATTTGAGAGGGCAAAGGATCTTCAGGCGATAATCTTTGACAAGACAGGTACGCTAACGGAGGGGAGCTTTGGTGTGACGGACATCATTTCCTTCAACGGCAGCGAAGAGGAGGTGCTGAAAATCGCTGCATCTCTCGAAGCAAAATCGGAGCATCCAATCGCGGCGGCCATTGTTGAGGAAGCGGAAAAGAGACAAATGAAACTGGAAGAGGTTGAAGAGTTCAGGGCAATACCGGGGAAAGGTGTTGAAGGCGCTGTTAACGGCAGGAGATTCATGGTTGTGAGTCCGGGGTACATCAAGGAGAAAGGAATTGAGGTGGAGGAGAAGGTTGAGAGGTTGAAGCAGCAGGGTAAAACTGTAGTTTTCCTGCTTGAAGACGGAAAAGTTGCAGGCGCAATCGCTCTGGCGGATAAAATAAGACAGGAGTCCAAGGAGGCAGTAGCGAGATTGAAAGCGATGGGGATAAAATGCATGATGCTCACCGGAGACAACAGATTCGTGGCAAAATGGGTGGCCGAGGAACTGGGTCTGGATGACTACTTTGCAGAAGTTTTACCGCATGAAAAGGCTGAGAAGGTTAAAGAGGTGCAGCAGAAGTACGTCACGGCCATGGTGGGTGATGGTGTTAACGATGCCCCGGCCCTGGCTCAGGCCGATGTGGGCATCGCCATCGGAGCCGGAACGGATGTTGCAATTGAAACCGCAGACATCATACTTGTGAGGAACGATCCGAGGGATGTTGCGACGATTATCGAGCTCTCGAAAAAGACCTACTCGAAGATGAAGCAGAACCTGCTCTGGGCAACCGGTTACAACTCATTTGCGATACCTCTGGCAGCAGGTGTGCTTTACAATTTCGGCTTTCTTTTAACTCCAGCAGCCGGGGCAGTTCTGATGAGCCTCAGCACCGTCATCGTGGCGATAAATGCTAGATTGCTGAAAATGTAG
- a CDS encoding SHOCT domain-containing protein, whose translation MNGLIYPYMMFLPLFGIGMFIWWIPLLVIGYLVYKDAEKRGMNGLLWFILVVIPMLGIVFLLIYIVLRETKGEMAKTEKTPLEILKERYARGEITEEEYRRIKEEMEG comes from the coding sequence ATGAATGGACTCATATATCCTTACATGATGTTCCTCCCGTTGTTCGGAATTGGAATGTTCATCTGGTGGATTCCACTTCTCGTTATCGGATACCTGGTGTACAAAGACGCTGAAAAAAGAGGTATGAACGGGCTGCTGTGGTTCATTCTCGTCGTAATTCCGATGCTCGGAATAGTATTTCTGCTCATATATATTGTTTTGAGAGAAACTAAGGGCGAGATGGCCAAAACGGAAAAGACACCGCTGGAAATTCTGAAGGAAAGATATGCGAGGGGAGAGATAACCGAAGAGGAATACAGGAGGATAAAAGAGGAGATGGAGGGGTAG
- a CDS encoding 4Fe-4S binding protein — translation MRKIFPIFLALLLLGLATTAGFQVQTSRGTEKVVYIEAFQFGYRVVAIQEGDRIYRTDSLRLNAGDTVTFHVVTKDVTHGFTIEGITDDVAENLLVLPGRTLVVGPVTFNEPGKYRIRCSTNCGSLHPFMTMDIVVEPNVPYYALSGFVIMTGMAALLYSGKSGGREINFKTRFLKSRALIFILTTLNLSMFLLIILTGLFGSVIGSENFSIAVTWILWFALVEFAILFAARAWCAVCPIPIVGEWLRRGRFLGARRVIPEKGSFPVKYRNMWIPAIGFLALSLFIPWIVTKPLVTALLFLSLFIAATAFYLVYPPRYFCKHVCPAGGYIGYHSNASLLALRSIDREKCRRCEKFCLKGSDEGYPCPWKIYPGGNDENTYCGLCFECLRTCRYDNIALKLRLPFEELARKAIRAAKSRKLDETAMGYIRFGLAIFYELFFFGSIYWLKDFGNLGNPYGVNLENAHLLVPSIFGVMKWSIWAAIVLSAILAIAALYYAFSFIAAKIAGLDPQKVFVAFSYSLAPYGLLVWAGFAIGLLSYFYTYPLNAFLDPFGLEKNAFPASLTAKQIILLQAPFISLALATAIIATRKIAERLTEKSAIAVIYSIPHILMALILVKIVAG, via the coding sequence ATGCGTAAGATTTTTCCTATTTTTTTAGCTCTACTCCTTTTAGGACTTGCAACAACTGCAGGATTTCAAGTACAGACTTCCAGGGGCACGGAGAAGGTCGTTTATATTGAGGCATTTCAGTTTGGATACCGAGTTGTGGCGATACAGGAAGGGGACAGAATATACAGAACGGACTCCTTAAGGCTGAACGCAGGCGATACGGTTACCTTCCACGTTGTAACGAAGGATGTCACCCATGGGTTCACCATAGAAGGTATAACGGATGATGTGGCCGAAAATCTGCTCGTTTTGCCCGGCAGAACTCTTGTAGTCGGTCCAGTTACCTTCAACGAGCCGGGAAAGTACAGAATCAGGTGCTCAACCAACTGCGGTTCCTTACATCCATTCATGACCATGGATATCGTGGTTGAGCCGAACGTTCCCTATTACGCTCTTTCAGGCTTCGTCATCATGACAGGTATGGCCGCATTGCTCTACAGCGGTAAAAGCGGTGGCAGGGAAATTAATTTTAAGACCAGATTTCTTAAATCGAGGGCTCTGATTTTCATCCTCACGACACTGAATCTGTCGATGTTTCTGCTGATAATTCTTACAGGACTTTTCGGCAGCGTTATTGGCAGCGAAAATTTCTCAATCGCGGTTACGTGGATACTCTGGTTCGCTCTGGTTGAATTTGCAATACTCTTTGCAGCGAGGGCCTGGTGTGCAGTTTGCCCGATTCCGATAGTGGGTGAATGGTTGCGAAGAGGGCGATTTCTTGGAGCGAGGAGGGTGATACCAGAGAAAGGAAGCTTTCCTGTCAAGTACCGGAACATGTGGATACCGGCCATCGGTTTCCTTGCGCTTTCGCTCTTCATACCATGGATAGTGACGAAGCCTCTCGTTACGGCTCTTCTCTTCCTTTCCCTTTTCATCGCTGCCACAGCATTCTACCTGGTCTACCCGCCGCGCTACTTCTGCAAACATGTCTGCCCGGCTGGGGGATACATCGGCTACCACTCCAACGCATCGCTGCTGGCTCTGAGAAGCATTGACAGGGAGAAATGCAGGAGATGTGAGAAATTCTGCCTCAAGGGCAGCGATGAAGGGTACCCATGCCCGTGGAAAATCTACCCGGGTGGAAACGATGAAAACACATACTGCGGACTCTGCTTTGAATGTCTGAGAACCTGCAGGTATGACAACATCGCCCTGAAGCTCAGATTACCTTTCGAGGAGCTCGCCAGAAAGGCCATAAGGGCTGCAAAGTCCAGAAAGCTTGACGAAACGGCGATGGGCTACATAAGATTTGGTCTGGCAATATTCTATGAGCTGTTCTTCTTCGGCAGTATCTACTGGCTAAAGGATTTCGGAAATCTCGGCAACCCCTACGGAGTAAACCTTGAAAACGCCCATCTGCTTGTTCCGTCCATTTTCGGAGTTATGAAGTGGTCGATTTGGGCGGCAATTGTTTTGTCAGCAATTCTAGCAATTGCTGCGCTCTACTACGCCTTCAGCTTTATAGCAGCAAAGATTGCCGGACTCGATCCACAAAAGGTTTTCGTAGCGTTCAGCTACTCACTCGCACCATACGGTCTTCTCGTATGGGCCGGATTCGCAATTGGATTGCTCTCATACTTCTACACCTACCCACTCAATGCCTTTCTCGATCCCTTCGGTCTGGAGAAAAACGCCTTTCCAGCATCCCTGACTGCAAAACAGATAATACTCCTTCAGGCCCCCTTCATATCCCTAGCCCTCGCCACTGCCATCATAGCTACAAGAAAGATAGCTGAGAGGCTTACTGAAAAATCAGCGATAGCGGTGATTTACAGCATACCGCACATTCTTATGGCCCTGATACTTGTAAAAATAGTTGCGGGGTGA
- a CDS encoding cytochrome c oxidase subunit II, producing the protein MEKREFAALLFVVIALAIPVYLTIDRLSEKQTGSEIVINAYVPESGGFKPNYIVVPKGSRVKLVFKSEDVTHGIFIPDLGINKLIPAGDEVVVEFVAEKSGVYPFMCSVYCSPYHRLMRGTIVVV; encoded by the coding sequence ATGGAGAAGAGAGAGTTTGCCGCACTGCTTTTTGTTGTTATCGCCCTGGCAATTCCCGTATACCTGACCATAGACAGGCTTTCTGAAAAGCAGACAGGTTCTGAAATCGTAATCAATGCCTACGTCCCCGAATCAGGTGGATTTAAGCCGAATTATATAGTCGTACCAAAAGGTAGCAGAGTCAAACTTGTTTTCAAGTCAGAAGACGTGACGCACGGCATTTTCATTCCGGATCTCGGAATAAACAAGCTGATTCCTGCAGGCGATGAGGTGGTCGTGGAGTTCGTTGCTGAAAAGAGCGGTGTCTATCCGTTCATGTGCTCAGTGTACTGCAGCCCCTATCACAGGCTCATGCGGGGAACGATTGTAGTCGTTTGA